A region of Etheostoma cragini isolate CJK2018 chromosome 24, CSU_Ecrag_1.0, whole genome shotgun sequence DNA encodes the following proteins:
- the LOC117939651 gene encoding uncharacterized protein LOC117939651 isoform X2 has product MESHIHMSVFKKNNIPQLTRCTVCCTKYHCPLCPPSMYKARSRAKVLQHMEVHVNNAIRHEDFFITKCHQACRSGSSGHFHCPFCCKTTIKRQDTMRHLQICRPPLLHARLDADADVRQKDITSQTEECKEPSNPPHLSNDKLPETVHDCEMQGPDHPAEGPQDPSSDSVLLSSPRLDNPPCRVPRAKHPNILCPHCDVQLLRKNFKKHLYRKHPDKSVGDMAADVNERSEKYAVKNSFLGPLLSLDLQKETWGKEPQIKCESSECQVSELGIAAAWSLSSHVCAYPPVHISVIKKNNIPRSTRCTVCCTKYHCPLCPPSMYKARNRAKVLQHMEVHIKNAIRHQDFFITKCHHACRSGSSGHFHCPFCCKTTIKRQDTMRHLQICRPPLLDAQLDADADVRQKDITSQTEECKAEPSNPPHLSNDKLPETVLDSEMPGPEDTAERPQDPSPEPVLLFNSRVKPPTILCPHCNVQLQRKNLKKHLYRKHSENAVGDVAANSPADAVERNEKDAVKESILGPLLQLDLQKETWGKGPQSKCESSECQVSEAGMAAAWSLPSHDCTYPTVQDCEMQGPGDPAEGPEDPSPESVSLSSPLLENPPCRVPRAKPPNILCPHCNVQLLRKNLKMHIYRKHPDKAVEDIAANSDLNAECIDERNGKTKRKPGAKRTKSSGSPGSANRPGRKRKASKLD; this is encoded by the exons ATGGAGTCACAC atacatatgagcgtttttaaaaaaaacaacatacctCAGTTGACAAGGTGCACGGTGTGCTGTACCAAGTACCATTGCCCCCTTTGCCCCCCTTCAATGTACAAAGCCCGGAGTAGAGCAAAGGTTCTACAGCACATGGAGGTGCATGTAAACAATGCCATTCGACATGAAG ATTTCTTCATAACAAAATGCCACCAGGCTTGCAGGAGTGGAAGCAGTGGCCACTTCCACTGCCCTTTCTGCTGCAAgaccacaataaaaaggcaggaTACCATGAGGCATTTGCAGATCTGTAGGCCACCTCTCCTCCACGCCCGGTTAGACGCTGATGCCGACGTCAGACAGAAGGACATCACTTCCCAGACAGAGGAGTGCAAAG AACCCTCGAACCCCCCTCATCTCAGCAATGACAAACTGCCTGAAACG gTACATGATTGTGAAATGCAAGGACCAGACCATCCAGCGGAGGGACCCCAAGACCCATCGTCAGACTCCGTCTTGCTATCCAGTCCTCGCTTGGACAACCCTCCCTGCAGAGTGCCCCGTGCAAAACATCCAAATATACTTTGTCCTCACTGCGATGTGCAGTTACTTAGAAAAAACTTTAAGAAACACCTTTACAGAAAACACCCGGATAAATCTGTGGGAGACATGGCTGCTGATGTCAACGAGAGGAGTGAGAAATATGCTGTGAAAAATTCATTTCTCGGACCACTTTTGTCACTTGATCTCCAAAAAGAAACCTGGGGGAAAGAACCCCAAATCAAATGCGAGTCCAGTGAGTGCCAAGTGTCCGAGTTGGGTATTGCTGCAGCCTGGAGCCTCTCGTCTCATGTCTGCGCGTATCCACCG GTACACATcagtgtaattaaaaaaaacaacatacctCGGTCGACACGGTGCACTGTGTGCTGTACCAAGTACCATTGCCCCCTTTGCCCCCCTTCAATGTACAAAGCCCGGAATAGGGCAAAGGTTCTACAGCACATGGAGGTGCATATAAAAAATGCCATTCGACATCAAG ATTTCTTCATAACAAAATGCCACCATGCCTGCAGGAGTGGAAGCAGTGGCCACTTCCACTGCCCTTTCTGCTGCAAgaccacaataaaaaggcaggaTACCATGAGGCATTTGCAGATCTGTAGGCCACCTCTCCTCGACGCCCAGTTAGACGCTGATGCCGACGTCAGACAGAAGGACATCACTTCCCAGACAGAGGAGTGCAAAG CAGAACCCTCGAACCCCCCTCATCTCAGCAATGACAAACTGCCTGAAacg gtacTCGATAGTGAAATGCCAGGACCAGAAGATACAGCAGAGAGACCCCAAGACCCATCACCGGAACCCGTCTTGCTATTCAATTCCCGTGTAAAGCCTCCAACTATACTTTGTCCTCACTGCAATGTGCAGTTACAgagaaaaaatttaaagaagCACCTTTACAGAAAACACTCTGAAAACGCTGTGGGAGACGTCGCCGCGAATTCCCCTGCTGATGCTGTTGAGAGGAATGAGAAAGATGCTGTGAAAGAGTCAATTCTCGGACCACTTTTGCAACTTGATCTCCAAAAAGAAACCTGGGGGAAAGGACCCCAAAGCAAGTGCGAGTCCAGTGAGTGCCAAGTGTCTGAggcgggtatggctgcagcctggagcctCCCGTCTCATGACTGCACGTACCCAACG gtACAAGATTGTGAAATGCAAGGACCAGGAGATCCAGCAGAGGGACCCGAAGACCCGTCGCCAGAATCCGTCTCGCTATCCAGTCCTCTCTTGGAGAACCCTCCCTGCAGAGTGCCCCGTGCCAAGCCTCCAAATATACTTTGTCCTCACTGCAATGTGCAGTTACtaagaaaaaatttaaagatgcacatttacagaaaacaccCGGATAAAGCTGTGGAAGACATTGCTGCAAATTCCGATCTGAATGCCGAATGCATAGATGAGAGGAATGGGAAGACCAAAAGAAAACCTGGGGCAAAGAGGACCAAATCAAGTGGGAGTCCTGGGAGTGCCAACAGGCCTGGGAGGAAAAGGAAAGCTAGTAAACTGGATTAA
- the LOC117939651 gene encoding uncharacterized protein LOC117939651 isoform X1: MESHIHMSVFKKNNIPQLTRCTVCCTKYHCPLCPPSMYKARSRAKVLQHMEVHVNNAIRHEDFFITKCHQACRSGSSGHFHCPFCCKTTIKRQDTMRHLQICRPPLLHARLDADADVRQKDITSQTEECKAEPSNPPHLSNDKLPETVHDCEMQGPDHPAEGPQDPSSDSVLLSSPRLDNPPCRVPRAKHPNILCPHCDVQLLRKNFKKHLYRKHPDKSVGDMAADVNERSEKYAVKNSFLGPLLSLDLQKETWGKEPQIKCESSECQVSELGIAAAWSLSSHVCAYPPVHISVIKKNNIPRSTRCTVCCTKYHCPLCPPSMYKARNRAKVLQHMEVHIKNAIRHQDFFITKCHHACRSGSSGHFHCPFCCKTTIKRQDTMRHLQICRPPLLDAQLDADADVRQKDITSQTEECKAEPSNPPHLSNDKLPETVLDSEMPGPEDTAERPQDPSPEPVLLFNSRVKPPTILCPHCNVQLQRKNLKKHLYRKHSENAVGDVAANSPADAVERNEKDAVKESILGPLLQLDLQKETWGKGPQSKCESSECQVSEAGMAAAWSLPSHDCTYPTVQDCEMQGPGDPAEGPEDPSPESVSLSSPLLENPPCRVPRAKPPNILCPHCNVQLLRKNLKMHIYRKHPDKAVEDIAANSDLNAECIDERNGKTKRKPGAKRTKSSGSPGSANRPGRKRKASKLD; this comes from the exons ATGGAGTCACAC atacatatgagcgtttttaaaaaaaacaacatacctCAGTTGACAAGGTGCACGGTGTGCTGTACCAAGTACCATTGCCCCCTTTGCCCCCCTTCAATGTACAAAGCCCGGAGTAGAGCAAAGGTTCTACAGCACATGGAGGTGCATGTAAACAATGCCATTCGACATGAAG ATTTCTTCATAACAAAATGCCACCAGGCTTGCAGGAGTGGAAGCAGTGGCCACTTCCACTGCCCTTTCTGCTGCAAgaccacaataaaaaggcaggaTACCATGAGGCATTTGCAGATCTGTAGGCCACCTCTCCTCCACGCCCGGTTAGACGCTGATGCCGACGTCAGACAGAAGGACATCACTTCCCAGACAGAGGAGTGCAAAG CAGAACCCTCGAACCCCCCTCATCTCAGCAATGACAAACTGCCTGAAACG gTACATGATTGTGAAATGCAAGGACCAGACCATCCAGCGGAGGGACCCCAAGACCCATCGTCAGACTCCGTCTTGCTATCCAGTCCTCGCTTGGACAACCCTCCCTGCAGAGTGCCCCGTGCAAAACATCCAAATATACTTTGTCCTCACTGCGATGTGCAGTTACTTAGAAAAAACTTTAAGAAACACCTTTACAGAAAACACCCGGATAAATCTGTGGGAGACATGGCTGCTGATGTCAACGAGAGGAGTGAGAAATATGCTGTGAAAAATTCATTTCTCGGACCACTTTTGTCACTTGATCTCCAAAAAGAAACCTGGGGGAAAGAACCCCAAATCAAATGCGAGTCCAGTGAGTGCCAAGTGTCCGAGTTGGGTATTGCTGCAGCCTGGAGCCTCTCGTCTCATGTCTGCGCGTATCCACCG GTACACATcagtgtaattaaaaaaaacaacatacctCGGTCGACACGGTGCACTGTGTGCTGTACCAAGTACCATTGCCCCCTTTGCCCCCCTTCAATGTACAAAGCCCGGAATAGGGCAAAGGTTCTACAGCACATGGAGGTGCATATAAAAAATGCCATTCGACATCAAG ATTTCTTCATAACAAAATGCCACCATGCCTGCAGGAGTGGAAGCAGTGGCCACTTCCACTGCCCTTTCTGCTGCAAgaccacaataaaaaggcaggaTACCATGAGGCATTTGCAGATCTGTAGGCCACCTCTCCTCGACGCCCAGTTAGACGCTGATGCCGACGTCAGACAGAAGGACATCACTTCCCAGACAGAGGAGTGCAAAG CAGAACCCTCGAACCCCCCTCATCTCAGCAATGACAAACTGCCTGAAacg gtacTCGATAGTGAAATGCCAGGACCAGAAGATACAGCAGAGAGACCCCAAGACCCATCACCGGAACCCGTCTTGCTATTCAATTCCCGTGTAAAGCCTCCAACTATACTTTGTCCTCACTGCAATGTGCAGTTACAgagaaaaaatttaaagaagCACCTTTACAGAAAACACTCTGAAAACGCTGTGGGAGACGTCGCCGCGAATTCCCCTGCTGATGCTGTTGAGAGGAATGAGAAAGATGCTGTGAAAGAGTCAATTCTCGGACCACTTTTGCAACTTGATCTCCAAAAAGAAACCTGGGGGAAAGGACCCCAAAGCAAGTGCGAGTCCAGTGAGTGCCAAGTGTCTGAggcgggtatggctgcagcctggagcctCCCGTCTCATGACTGCACGTACCCAACG gtACAAGATTGTGAAATGCAAGGACCAGGAGATCCAGCAGAGGGACCCGAAGACCCGTCGCCAGAATCCGTCTCGCTATCCAGTCCTCTCTTGGAGAACCCTCCCTGCAGAGTGCCCCGTGCCAAGCCTCCAAATATACTTTGTCCTCACTGCAATGTGCAGTTACtaagaaaaaatttaaagatgcacatttacagaaaacaccCGGATAAAGCTGTGGAAGACATTGCTGCAAATTCCGATCTGAATGCCGAATGCATAGATGAGAGGAATGGGAAGACCAAAAGAAAACCTGGGGCAAAGAGGACCAAATCAAGTGGGAGTCCTGGGAGTGCCAACAGGCCTGGGAGGAAAAGGAAAGCTAGTAAACTGGATTAA
- the LOC117939651 gene encoding uncharacterized protein LOC117939651 isoform X3, whose translation MESHIHMSVFKKNNIPQLTRCTVCCTKYHCPLCPPSMYKARSRAKVLQHMEVHVNNAIRHEDFFITKCHQACRSGSSGHFHCPFCCKTTIKRQDTMRHLQICRPPLLHARLDADADVRQKDITSQTEECKAEPSNPPHLSNDKLPETVHDCEMQGPDHPAEGPQDPSSDSVLLSSPRLDNPPCRVPRAKHPNILCPHCDVQLLRKNFKKHLYRKHPDKSVGDMAADVNERSEKYAVKNSFLGPLLSLDLQKETWGKEPQIKCESSECQVSELGIAAAWSLSSHVCAYPPVHISVIKKNNIPRSTRCTVCCTKYHCPLCPPSMYKARNRAKVLQHMEVHIKNAIRHQDFFITKCHHACRSGSSGHFHCPFCCKTTIKRQDTMRHLQICRPPLLDAQLDADADVRQKDITSQTEECKEPSNPPHLSNDKLPETVLDSEMPGPEDTAERPQDPSPEPVLLFNSRVKPPTILCPHCNVQLQRKNLKKHLYRKHSENAVGDVAANSPADAVERNEKDAVKESILGPLLQLDLQKETWGKGPQSKCESSECQVSEAGMAAAWSLPSHDCTYPTVQDCEMQGPGDPAEGPEDPSPESVSLSSPLLENPPCRVPRAKPPNILCPHCNVQLLRKNLKMHIYRKHPDKAVEDIAANSDLNAECIDERNGKTKRKPGAKRTKSSGSPGSANRPGRKRKASKLD comes from the exons ATGGAGTCACAC atacatatgagcgtttttaaaaaaaacaacatacctCAGTTGACAAGGTGCACGGTGTGCTGTACCAAGTACCATTGCCCCCTTTGCCCCCCTTCAATGTACAAAGCCCGGAGTAGAGCAAAGGTTCTACAGCACATGGAGGTGCATGTAAACAATGCCATTCGACATGAAG ATTTCTTCATAACAAAATGCCACCAGGCTTGCAGGAGTGGAAGCAGTGGCCACTTCCACTGCCCTTTCTGCTGCAAgaccacaataaaaaggcaggaTACCATGAGGCATTTGCAGATCTGTAGGCCACCTCTCCTCCACGCCCGGTTAGACGCTGATGCCGACGTCAGACAGAAGGACATCACTTCCCAGACAGAGGAGTGCAAAG CAGAACCCTCGAACCCCCCTCATCTCAGCAATGACAAACTGCCTGAAACG gTACATGATTGTGAAATGCAAGGACCAGACCATCCAGCGGAGGGACCCCAAGACCCATCGTCAGACTCCGTCTTGCTATCCAGTCCTCGCTTGGACAACCCTCCCTGCAGAGTGCCCCGTGCAAAACATCCAAATATACTTTGTCCTCACTGCGATGTGCAGTTACTTAGAAAAAACTTTAAGAAACACCTTTACAGAAAACACCCGGATAAATCTGTGGGAGACATGGCTGCTGATGTCAACGAGAGGAGTGAGAAATATGCTGTGAAAAATTCATTTCTCGGACCACTTTTGTCACTTGATCTCCAAAAAGAAACCTGGGGGAAAGAACCCCAAATCAAATGCGAGTCCAGTGAGTGCCAAGTGTCCGAGTTGGGTATTGCTGCAGCCTGGAGCCTCTCGTCTCATGTCTGCGCGTATCCACCG GTACACATcagtgtaattaaaaaaaacaacatacctCGGTCGACACGGTGCACTGTGTGCTGTACCAAGTACCATTGCCCCCTTTGCCCCCCTTCAATGTACAAAGCCCGGAATAGGGCAAAGGTTCTACAGCACATGGAGGTGCATATAAAAAATGCCATTCGACATCAAG ATTTCTTCATAACAAAATGCCACCATGCCTGCAGGAGTGGAAGCAGTGGCCACTTCCACTGCCCTTTCTGCTGCAAgaccacaataaaaaggcaggaTACCATGAGGCATTTGCAGATCTGTAGGCCACCTCTCCTCGACGCCCAGTTAGACGCTGATGCCGACGTCAGACAGAAGGACATCACTTCCCAGACAGAGGAGTGCAAAG AACCCTCGAACCCCCCTCATCTCAGCAATGACAAACTGCCTGAAacg gtacTCGATAGTGAAATGCCAGGACCAGAAGATACAGCAGAGAGACCCCAAGACCCATCACCGGAACCCGTCTTGCTATTCAATTCCCGTGTAAAGCCTCCAACTATACTTTGTCCTCACTGCAATGTGCAGTTACAgagaaaaaatttaaagaagCACCTTTACAGAAAACACTCTGAAAACGCTGTGGGAGACGTCGCCGCGAATTCCCCTGCTGATGCTGTTGAGAGGAATGAGAAAGATGCTGTGAAAGAGTCAATTCTCGGACCACTTTTGCAACTTGATCTCCAAAAAGAAACCTGGGGGAAAGGACCCCAAAGCAAGTGCGAGTCCAGTGAGTGCCAAGTGTCTGAggcgggtatggctgcagcctggagcctCCCGTCTCATGACTGCACGTACCCAACG gtACAAGATTGTGAAATGCAAGGACCAGGAGATCCAGCAGAGGGACCCGAAGACCCGTCGCCAGAATCCGTCTCGCTATCCAGTCCTCTCTTGGAGAACCCTCCCTGCAGAGTGCCCCGTGCCAAGCCTCCAAATATACTTTGTCCTCACTGCAATGTGCAGTTACtaagaaaaaatttaaagatgcacatttacagaaaacaccCGGATAAAGCTGTGGAAGACATTGCTGCAAATTCCGATCTGAATGCCGAATGCATAGATGAGAGGAATGGGAAGACCAAAAGAAAACCTGGGGCAAAGAGGACCAAATCAAGTGGGAGTCCTGGGAGTGCCAACAGGCCTGGGAGGAAAAGGAAAGCTAGTAAACTGGATTAA